From a single Fulvivirga ulvae genomic region:
- a CDS encoding SDR family oxidoreductase, with translation MDQMHGKVCVITGGSSGIGRATSLALAKKGATVVILTRSRERGEQAQVEITRESGNDKVEIVIADLAVQADVRRAAAELLQNYPEIHVLINNAAVMLATRELTVDGIEKMFATNYLSHFLLTNLLLGRLRASAPARIVTVANLIPGAKIDLNDLNMEKGKYSAFGALGPAKLALILFSRELAKRLSGTGVTANILEPGLAKTTIMNEQPWWMRTLVHLISGTPEKAARTPVFLATDPEITGVTGKYFSKCKEVPISGAQVDNEVLWRQLWEKSEQLTNLG, from the coding sequence ATGGATCAAATGCACGGAAAGGTATGTGTGATCACCGGAGGGAGTAGCGGCATTGGTCGTGCTACCTCTCTGGCGCTGGCCAAAAAGGGTGCCACCGTGGTTATTCTCACCCGTTCGCGGGAACGCGGGGAACAGGCCCAGGTCGAAATAACCAGAGAGAGCGGCAACGATAAGGTGGAGATTGTAATTGCTGACCTTGCCGTGCAGGCCGATGTACGCCGGGCCGCTGCTGAGCTCTTGCAAAATTATCCGGAGATCCATGTGCTTATCAATAATGCTGCAGTTATGCTTGCCACGCGTGAACTGACTGTCGATGGCATAGAGAAGATGTTTGCTACCAATTACCTTTCGCACTTCCTCCTGACTAACCTCCTGCTCGGTCGGCTCAGGGCATCTGCGCCCGCGAGGATTGTAACCGTGGCAAATCTCATCCCCGGTGCGAAAATAGACCTTAACGATCTGAACATGGAAAAGGGCAAGTACTCTGCCTTCGGCGCGCTGGGTCCGGCAAAACTTGCTCTCATCCTCTTTTCCCGGGAGCTCGCAAAAAGACTGTCAGGCACAGGAGTAACCGCCAACATACTGGAACCCGGTCTGGCTAAAACCACTATAATGAATGAACAGCCCTGGTGGATGCGTACACTCGTACATCTGATTTCGGGTACGCCGGAAAAGGCTGCCCGTACGCCGGTATTTCTGGCGACCGACCCGGAAATAACCGGAGTTACCGGTAAGTATTTTTCCAAATGCAAAGAAGTACCGATAAGTGGAGCGCAGGTTGATAATGAAGTGCTGTGGAGGCAATTGTGGGAAAAAAGTGAGCAGCTAACCAACCTTGGCTGA
- a CDS encoding TonB-dependent receptor plug domain-containing protein: MKNIYFLFALACLLTTGQAWAQQSDREELLNMSLEELMDIQVVNVSKVNLESLPEVPSAVTVISAEQIANSGAKNMEEILRNVPGFDVVRTGFDPSTNLGVRGLYSTEGTNDKILFMIDDHPVRSVIYGDATVFIGNYPVENIKQIEIIRGPGSTLFGAGAFLGVINIRTNQPKKNAGVSVSAGSFNRYNLNAQVTHNFGKDFNVTVLANYLTTDGPDPLLFSDLETEISETLARSLGYEESPSIAPGPLKYGRSTSQVNLNVDYKNFYLLTNYMNSDDEVPVGPAGSLVRESDVHSVAQYMEAGYRGSIQNDMGELLVKAYADHYEYGYDTELQPLEASRWHDYYLDLVIYPGPDEHPLSRGGIAPRRDRGASGRVLGAEVNYAYNFRSYVNFLAGIMYEHYNLTDIYTRANVNYMFGKTMTFDGYTSDWLESLGGMRDINDDYAWITENERHVYAGFGQADINLKNIFQTYGMDHFKLVAGVRYDHYSSVGGSLNPRLALLIAPDNHFYFKGLYGRAFRAPSFIELHSQNDIYINGDTELKPENVTTIEGVAGYRINTSLDVNVTLFKTKETDNIQPVTSTNLYTNIGKIQTSGVEAELRYAFGQGAYVMGSCTFQNVLDVSHNEFSPQYTQEGDSLYTVSTQKDFNPGKAPGVILNLTGNYPITRNINLNTSLNYLGERKRSQELAYELNNALVPTGRISVGDTRDPIPARTLWSASVILGNFDFIKGLSLQMTGYNLLDAKNYNPLYNVKKDDLLRAGRHWDVRLKYSF, translated from the coding sequence ATGAAAAACATATACTTTTTATTTGCACTTGCTTGTCTCCTGACAACCGGACAGGCATGGGCGCAGCAGTCGGATCGTGAAGAACTGCTAAATATGTCGCTTGAAGAACTTATGGACATACAGGTAGTCAATGTATCCAAAGTCAATCTTGAAAGTCTGCCGGAGGTTCCATCGGCCGTTACCGTGATCTCTGCGGAGCAAATCGCTAACAGCGGTGCTAAAAATATGGAAGAAATTCTGCGTAATGTTCCTGGATTTGATGTGGTAAGAACGGGCTTTGATCCCAGTACTAACTTAGGTGTAAGGGGGCTTTATAGTACAGAGGGCACTAATGACAAGATACTTTTCATGATAGATGACCATCCTGTCAGATCAGTGATTTACGGTGACGCTACGGTATTTATAGGCAACTATCCAGTAGAAAATATCAAACAGATAGAGATCATACGCGGGCCTGGGTCTACCTTGTTTGGTGCAGGGGCATTCCTTGGAGTGATCAATATCCGAACTAACCAACCGAAAAAAAATGCCGGTGTGTCGGTATCAGCAGGCAGCTTTAACAGATACAACCTCAATGCGCAGGTTACACACAATTTTGGTAAAGATTTTAATGTTACGGTTTTGGCCAACTACCTGACCACTGATGGCCCTGACCCATTATTATTTTCAGACCTGGAAACTGAAATCAGCGAGACACTTGCAAGAAGTCTTGGTTATGAAGAATCACCTTCCATTGCTCCCGGCCCTCTTAAGTACGGCCGATCGACTTCGCAGGTGAACCTGAATGTGGACTACAAAAACTTTTACCTCCTAACCAACTACATGAATTCTGATGATGAGGTGCCTGTTGGTCCTGCAGGGTCACTGGTTAGAGAAAGTGATGTTCACAGTGTGGCTCAATACATGGAAGCAGGGTACAGGGGAAGTATCCAAAACGACATGGGCGAATTGCTGGTGAAGGCTTATGCCGATCACTACGAATATGGGTATGATACAGAGTTACAGCCTTTAGAGGCTTCCAGGTGGCATGATTACTACCTTGATTTAGTTATTTATCCGGGACCTGATGAACATCCACTTTCACGGGGAGGTATTGCACCGCGGCGTGATCGCGGCGCTTCGGGGAGAGTATTGGGCGCTGAGGTCAACTACGCCTACAATTTCCGAAGCTATGTGAACTTTCTGGCCGGGATTATGTATGAGCATTACAATCTTACGGATATCTATACAAGGGCTAATGTGAACTATATGTTTGGAAAAACAATGACCTTCGATGGCTATACATCGGATTGGTTGGAGTCATTGGGAGGCATGCGCGACATCAACGATGATTACGCCTGGATCACCGAAAACGAAAGACATGTGTATGCCGGCTTTGGCCAGGCTGATATCAACCTGAAGAATATTTTCCAAACATATGGTATGGATCACTTCAAACTGGTGGCTGGTGTGCGCTATGATCACTACAGTAGTGTAGGCGGATCACTCAACCCCAGATTAGCGTTATTAATAGCCCCAGATAATCATTTCTATTTCAAAGGGTTATATGGACGGGCTTTCAGGGCTCCATCCTTTATAGAATTGCATTCTCAGAATGATATATACATAAACGGGGATACGGAATTGAAGCCTGAAAATGTGACCACTATCGAAGGGGTAGCTGGCTATCGGATAAATACTTCTTTGGATGTCAATGTTACCTTGTTTAAAACCAAGGAGACCGACAATATTCAACCTGTCACCTCTACAAATCTTTATACTAACATCGGAAAAATCCAGACCAGCGGTGTAGAAGCGGAGTTGCGCTATGCGTTCGGCCAGGGGGCCTATGTCATGGGAAGTTGTACATTCCAGAATGTGCTTGATGTTTCTCACAATGAATTTTCACCCCAGTATACACAGGAGGGAGATTCACTATATACTGTTTCTACGCAGAAGGATTTTAACCCCGGCAAAGCGCCCGGCGTTATACTCAACCTGACAGGAAACTACCCGATTACCAGAAATATTAACCTCAATACATCATTGAACTATCTGGGTGAACGGAAAAGGTCTCAGGAACTTGCCTATGAGTTGAATAATGCATTAGTGCCTACCGGAAGGATCTCTGTTGGCGACACAAGAGATCCTATTCCGGCACGTACACTCTGGAGTGCGTCCGTTATATTGGGGAATTTTGATTTTATAAAGGGCCTGTCGCTACAAATGACCGGATACAATTTGCTGGATGCCAAAAATTACAACCCTTTATATAATGTTAAGAAAGATGACCTGTTGAGGGCAGGAAGGCACTGGGACGTGCGTCTGAAATACAGCTTTTAA
- a CDS encoding DUF4249 domain-containing protein codes for MKSIVAIIIAVAMLSSCEKEISIDLNSSDSQVVIDGSITDTPGPYYVRITRSVNFNDANDYPPITDAMVIISDDQGTTDTLTEASAGVYQTSKIVGTPGNTYFLSIAALQKNYFATSTMPLKVNLDSLKFEPLSTPGGEDFYSVLPIFKDPATSGNNYRFLLTINGEAEDSYLVDNDIIGNGLVNKRPIFSPDAEIESGDTVKVEMRCIDLAAYTYFYTLSQITDGGPGGGTTPSNPPNNITGDDALGVFSAYTTQALTQKVQ; via the coding sequence ATGAAATCAATAGTTGCAATCATAATAGCAGTAGCAATGCTATCATCATGCGAAAAGGAAATCAGCATTGACCTCAATTCATCCGACTCTCAGGTTGTAATTGACGGAAGTATCACTGATACCCCCGGTCCTTATTATGTCAGAATTACAAGATCTGTCAACTTCAATGATGCCAATGACTATCCGCCTATTACAGATGCAATGGTGATCATTTCAGACGACCAGGGGACGACCGATACGCTAACCGAAGCATCAGCGGGAGTATATCAAACCAGTAAAATAGTGGGCACACCTGGTAATACCTACTTTCTAAGCATAGCTGCCCTACAAAAAAATTATTTTGCAACATCAACAATGCCTCTTAAAGTTAACCTGGACTCATTGAAATTTGAGCCTCTGTCTACCCCTGGTGGAGAAGATTTTTATTCTGTATTACCGATTTTCAAAGATCCGGCCACTTCTGGAAATAACTATCGCTTTCTACTCACAATCAATGGTGAAGCGGAGGACTCCTATCTGGTGGATAATGACATAATAGGAAATGGACTGGTAAATAAACGGCCAATTTTTAGCCCGGATGCAGAAATTGAATCAGGCGATACCGTTAAAGTGGAAATGCGATGCATTGATCTGGCCGCCTACACCTATTTCTATACCCTGTCACAAATCACAGATGGAGGCCCTGGTGGAGGAACAACACCTTCCAACCCGCCAAATAACATAACAGGTGACGATGCTCTTGGGGTCTTTTCTGCTTACACCACACAAGCCCTGACGCAAAAAGTGCAGTAA
- a CDS encoding NAD(P)-dependent alcohol dehydrogenase, which yields MKIKRIQFNRYGEPSQMYMGEYELPKLKGDEVMVQVRAAAINPLDWKQRQGSMKLFMGRKFPKGIGNDFSGTVLSLGENEQDLQIGDEVFGTMDVKNPGAFAERLVTKSRYLTKKPAHISFSEAACLPIPCTTSWAALFGKGEISRNSRVFINGCTGAVGSMAVQLAVANGAYVVGTCGQASMEDARLNGVSQVFNYHDEGYLKGEEPFDLIFDTAGAMNVGRGLTMLKPKGRFIDINPTPKRMIRGMISRRYKLVFATMATQKLPEIAYLAAQGKLRSVIGSETSFAEAIEAITRVEKGSRTKGRAVITF from the coding sequence ATGAAAATCAAAAGAATTCAGTTTAATCGTTACGGGGAGCCCTCACAAATGTATATGGGCGAATATGAATTGCCAAAATTGAAAGGAGATGAAGTAATGGTGCAGGTCAGGGCAGCGGCTATCAATCCGTTGGACTGGAAACAACGACAAGGCTCCATGAAACTGTTTATGGGACGCAAATTTCCTAAAGGCATAGGAAATGATTTTTCAGGCACCGTTCTTTCATTGGGAGAAAATGAGCAAGATCTGCAAATCGGTGATGAAGTGTTTGGAACGATGGATGTGAAGAACCCGGGGGCATTTGCTGAAAGGCTCGTCACTAAGTCTCGCTATCTGACAAAGAAGCCTGCGCATATATCGTTTTCGGAAGCAGCATGCCTTCCCATTCCTTGTACTACCTCCTGGGCCGCACTTTTTGGCAAGGGAGAGATTTCGCGCAATTCACGCGTATTTATCAATGGCTGCACCGGTGCGGTAGGTTCAATGGCGGTGCAACTGGCGGTTGCCAATGGAGCCTATGTGGTAGGTACATGCGGCCAGGCGTCTATGGAAGACGCCAGGCTTAACGGTGTAAGTCAGGTATTCAATTACCACGATGAAGGATATTTAAAGGGTGAGGAACCATTTGACTTAATCTTTGATACAGCCGGAGCTATGAATGTGGGCCGAGGGCTCACGATGCTTAAACCTAAAGGAAGGTTTATCGATATTAATCCAACACCGAAGCGGATGATCCGGGGAATGATATCAAGAAGATACAAACTTGTTTTTGCGACAATGGCAACCCAAAAACTTCCGGAGATTGCTTATTTAGCTGCCCAGGGAAAATTAAGATCGGTAATTGGTTCGGAAACAAGTTTTGCTGAGGCTATTGAAGCAATTACCAGGGTTGAAAAAGGAAGCCGGACCAAAGGCAGGGCTGTCATAACCTTTTAA
- a CDS encoding MBL fold metallo-hydrolase, producing the protein MKKFMTIGIGLFLALGLLFGFGALQLSGSDSGMERKVSDHYNGKKYFNPTLDKQFSPGISDIFQMMKEGREEWPENLENKGVPSLNEDLKPDDIALTFVNHASFLIQTADLNILTDPVWSKRASPVSWFGPKRVRKPGVEIDSLPHIDIVLISHNHYDHLDTETLKQLDERFSPKVIVPVGDKDLIKSIGIKNVKELDWWESVQVNSETCITFTPSQHSSARGLFDKDESLWGSFFILHRERSIYFGGDGGYSTHFADIKERLGAPEFAILGIGAYAPRSFMKAIHMDPAEAVIAHKDLGAKQGIGMHFGTFQLSSEAIDQPQRDLAEALEKEMLSQDSFITLQEGETRVYQVAPEIK; encoded by the coding sequence ATGAAAAAGTTTATGACAATAGGTATAGGATTGTTTCTCGCGCTAGGATTGCTGTTTGGCTTTGGAGCGCTTCAGCTCAGTGGTTCGGATTCAGGTATGGAGAGAAAAGTTTCGGATCACTATAATGGGAAAAAGTATTTTAACCCTACTCTTGACAAGCAGTTTTCTCCGGGCATATCAGATATATTTCAGATGATGAAAGAAGGCAGAGAAGAGTGGCCGGAAAATTTAGAGAATAAAGGAGTTCCTTCACTCAATGAAGACCTGAAGCCTGATGATATTGCACTGACCTTTGTGAACCATGCCTCTTTTTTGATCCAAACGGCTGATTTGAATATACTCACCGATCCGGTATGGTCAAAAAGAGCAAGCCCAGTCAGTTGGTTTGGTCCTAAAAGAGTCAGGAAGCCGGGTGTTGAAATAGATAGCCTTCCCCATATTGATATAGTATTGATAAGTCACAATCACTATGATCACCTGGATACGGAAACATTAAAGCAGCTTGACGAACGGTTCTCTCCAAAGGTAATTGTTCCGGTTGGTGATAAAGACCTGATTAAGTCCATAGGGATTAAAAATGTTAAGGAACTTGACTGGTGGGAGAGCGTACAGGTCAATTCCGAAACATGCATTACATTTACCCCGAGCCAGCATTCTTCTGCGCGAGGGCTTTTTGATAAGGACGAAAGCCTTTGGGGGAGCTTTTTTATACTCCACCGAGAGCGCAGTATCTATTTTGGAGGTGACGGTGGCTATTCCACACACTTTGCAGACATAAAGGAACGCCTGGGGGCACCCGAGTTTGCCATTCTTGGGATTGGAGCCTATGCTCCGCGTTCATTTATGAAGGCCATACATATGGATCCGGCTGAGGCTGTAATAGCCCACAAAGATTTAGGGGCTAAACAAGGTATAGGTATGCATTTTGGCACCTTTCAACTTTCCTCGGAAGCTATTGATCAGCCTCAGCGAGATCTTGCAGAAGCTTTGGAGAAAGAGATGCTTTCCCAAGACAGTTTTATTACTCTTCAGGAAGGCGAAACCAGGGTATACCAAGTGGCCCCGGAAATAAAATAA
- a CDS encoding YfiR family protein, whose protein sequence is MKHRLIICGLLLFSSWFFSSAKAQDLSRYHAVFIGKFIDYIAWPDKGDHLTIGVVGDSPVLKELQANVEQRGKGTIKIISDVSDAANCQIIFLPSSQGKLFQKIKNAIANKSVLLVTEEEQFVWEGAGISFYVQDGKLRFLLNQSVASAKNLKISSSLLALAKVI, encoded by the coding sequence ATGAAACATCGTTTAATAATTTGTGGACTATTGCTTTTCTCAAGCTGGTTCTTTTCTTCAGCCAAGGCACAAGACCTTAGCAGGTATCATGCCGTTTTCATTGGCAAGTTTATCGATTATATCGCCTGGCCAGACAAGGGAGATCACCTGACTATTGGTGTAGTGGGGGACTCTCCCGTGCTTAAAGAGTTGCAGGCGAATGTTGAGCAGCGGGGAAAAGGAACAATAAAGATAATTTCCGATGTAAGTGATGCTGCTAACTGCCAGATCATTTTTTTGCCATCAAGCCAGGGGAAGCTATTTCAGAAGATAAAAAATGCCATAGCAAACAAAAGTGTATTGCTGGTGACCGAAGAGGAGCAGTTTGTCTGGGAAGGGGCCGGCATCAGCTTTTATGTACAGGATGGTAAGCTCCGGTTTTTACTTAACCAATCAGTTGCCTCTGCGAAAAACCTTAAAATAAGTTCAAGTCTTCTTGCACTGGCAAAGGTTATATGA
- a CDS encoding siderophore-interacting protein has product MGLIKTILKQILKEGRVSGNEKISDSVYKISIQSEAVKSINFVPGYFLRIVIGITEDSLQREDAVRSYSVWNIDQTSGTMDIAIATHSQGAGAGWAARQREGDSVHFAWKKGKFLVDSSADSYLMIGDLSALSHLYMIRRNLPENKQVESIVYSQQLSELFADIDGRQPLDFYQMPQNPIIKIITQVNELIPKMKGKKMVYIAGDSRVCTALNRYFLKELNWGTKQIKVKPFWNPDKKGLE; this is encoded by the coding sequence ATGGGATTAATAAAAACTATTCTGAAACAAATCCTGAAGGAAGGCAGGGTTTCAGGCAATGAGAAAATATCAGATTCGGTCTATAAGATTAGCATACAAAGTGAAGCTGTAAAAAGCATAAATTTTGTTCCGGGGTACTTTTTAAGGATTGTAATAGGTATTACTGAGGACAGTCTTCAGCGAGAAGACGCTGTAAGAAGCTACTCAGTGTGGAATATAGACCAAACCAGCGGGACAATGGATATCGCCATAGCCACTCACAGCCAGGGCGCAGGTGCCGGCTGGGCCGCCCGGCAACGGGAAGGGGACAGCGTTCATTTCGCATGGAAAAAAGGAAAGTTCCTTGTCGACAGCAGCGCTGATAGTTATTTAATGATCGGAGACCTGTCAGCATTATCACACCTGTATATGATCAGGCGAAATTTGCCAGAGAATAAGCAAGTCGAAAGCATAGTCTATAGTCAGCAATTAAGTGAACTGTTTGCTGATATTGACGGGAGGCAGCCTTTGGACTTTTATCAAATGCCCCAGAATCCTATTATCAAAATCATCACTCAAGTCAATGAGCTCATACCTAAAATGAAGGGCAAAAAGATGGTCTATATAGCCGGGGATAGCAGAGTGTGTACAGCGCTAAACAGATATTTCTTAAAGGAGTTAAACTGGGGTACAAAGCAAATCAAAGTCAAACCATTTTGGAACCCTGACAAGAAAGGCCTTGAGTAA
- a CDS encoding helix-turn-helix domain-containing protein has product MKASSPVRVKSIAEFHRLWGLPQPEHPLISVVDYSKINPGDVPASIMFECYSIAIKRNMKFKMMYGQQKYDFDEGVMFFTAPHQVIRVDIDQDTPAGHSGWILFVHPDFFWNTPLARSIKQYEYFNYTANEALFLSEKEESMVNNIIQNIQQEYHSNIDKFSQNIIISQIETLLNYSERFYQRQFITRKITNHKTLDRMEQILEDYFKNDDLAIKGLPTVQYVAEALNISPGYLSGLLKVLTGQSTQQHIQDKIIEKAKEKLSTTDLSVSEIAYELGFEHPQSFSKLFKIKTNLSPLMFRQSFN; this is encoded by the coding sequence ATGAAGGCCTCAAGCCCGGTCAGGGTAAAATCGATCGCTGAGTTTCATAGACTGTGGGGGTTGCCGCAGCCAGAGCACCCTTTGATTAGTGTGGTAGATTATTCAAAGATCAATCCCGGAGACGTTCCGGCAAGTATCATGTTTGAATGTTACTCCATAGCGATCAAACGGAACATGAAATTTAAAATGATGTATGGTCAGCAAAAATATGACTTTGACGAAGGTGTAATGTTCTTTACCGCTCCACATCAGGTCATAAGAGTCGATATAGATCAAGATACTCCGGCAGGTCATTCCGGCTGGATTTTGTTTGTTCATCCTGACTTTTTTTGGAATACGCCTTTAGCCAGGTCCATAAAGCAATACGAGTATTTTAACTACACAGCGAATGAAGCACTATTTCTTTCTGAAAAGGAAGAAAGCATGGTTAATAACATCATTCAGAATATCCAACAGGAATACCATTCCAATATTGACAAATTCAGTCAGAATATTATCATTTCTCAAATTGAAACTTTGCTCAATTATTCAGAAAGGTTTTATCAGCGGCAGTTTATCACGAGAAAAATAACAAACCACAAAACTCTGGACCGAATGGAACAAATCCTTGAAGACTATTTTAAAAATGATGATTTAGCCATAAAGGGACTGCCGACTGTTCAATATGTAGCTGAAGCACTAAATATTTCACCCGGTTATTTAAGTGGGTTGCTCAAAGTGCTGACGGGACAAAGCACACAACAGCATATTCAAGACAAGATAATAGAAAAAGCTAAGGAAAAACTATCAACCACCGATCTGTCAGTAAGCGAAATTGCCTATGAACTGGGGTTTGAACACCCACAGTCATTCAGCAAGCTGTTTAAAATAAAAACCAACCTGTCTCCTTTAATGTTCAGGCAGTCATTTAACTAA
- a CDS encoding TonB-dependent receptor, giving the protein MKHIILANFIFLLSGNIILAQQKHTISGTIKDVATGETMIGVSIYVQELKAGASCNAYGFYSLTLPEGEYHIVYSFIGYESDTAFVILNKNIKIDRDLSEITTELSEVVITAEKKDDNIRNTDIGVDKIDVKEVEKIPVVFGERDILKTIQLMPGVKSAGEGNSGFFVRGGSADQNLILLDEAPVYNASHLLGFFSTFNSDALKDVTIIKGNSPAQYGGRLSSVLDVKMKEGNNQKYSVAGGLGLISSRLSIEGPIQKGKSSFIVSGRRTYADLFLQASEDFEDNSLYFYDLNAKANIWVNDKNRIFVSGYFGKDVLGFGDNFGIDWGNTTGTIRWNSLISPKLFSNTSIIYSDYDSNIELNSDGSDFNINSNIEDWNLKQEFQYFLNSKNNLQFGFNSIYHTITPTRFEGDSLVQEEQQSRSSLENSIFISNSSKFSSRFTMDYGLRLSFYSILGGDTYYRYDQGVLTDSVVLASDEIGKTYYNFEPRLQFSYLLNKVSSIKVGYARNTQHLHLLSNSTSTSPTDQWIGNSYNIKPEISDQISIGYFRNFDDNKYQMSMEGYYKDLQNQVDYRNGADITSTTDVERELLYGTGRAYGAEFLIKKTAGTLTGWIGYTLSRTERKIDGINDNNWYPARQDRTHDLSVVTMYELSKRWTLSALFVYNTGNAVTFPSGKYNVEGNTVFYYTERNGYRMPAYHRMDFGATYTRPHKNKKFESSWNFSLYNVYGRQNAYTITFEDHPDDPTRTRALQTALFRWVPSVTYNFKF; this is encoded by the coding sequence ATGAAACATATAATTCTTGCCAATTTTATTTTCCTGTTAAGCGGAAATATTATACTCGCCCAACAAAAACACACCATCAGCGGAACCATCAAAGACGTAGCAACAGGTGAAACAATGATAGGAGTTTCCATATACGTGCAGGAGTTGAAAGCAGGTGCCTCCTGCAATGCTTATGGCTTTTATTCTCTTACATTGCCTGAAGGAGAATACCATATAGTGTATAGTTTTATCGGATATGAATCCGATACGGCTTTTGTAATACTCAACAAGAACATTAAAATTGACCGTGACCTCTCAGAGATCACAACCGAGCTCTCTGAAGTGGTAATAACCGCTGAAAAGAAAGATGACAATATAAGAAATACGGACATTGGTGTAGATAAGATAGATGTTAAGGAAGTAGAGAAAATACCGGTTGTGTTTGGTGAAAGAGACATATTAAAGACCATTCAATTGATGCCGGGCGTCAAATCGGCAGGAGAAGGGAATAGTGGTTTTTTTGTGAGAGGAGGCTCTGCCGACCAGAATTTGATTTTGTTGGATGAGGCTCCGGTTTACAATGCATCACATTTGCTCGGTTTTTTCAGTACATTCAATAGTGATGCTTTAAAAGATGTTACCATTATAAAAGGTAACAGCCCTGCACAATACGGCGGTCGTCTTTCCTCGGTATTGGATGTGAAAATGAAGGAAGGCAATAACCAAAAGTATAGTGTGGCCGGAGGGTTAGGTCTAATCAGCAGCCGCCTTAGTATAGAAGGCCCTATACAAAAAGGTAAATCTTCGTTTATCGTATCCGGAAGAAGAACCTATGCTGATCTGTTTCTTCAGGCCAGTGAAGATTTTGAAGACAATTCACTATACTTCTACGACCTGAATGCAAAGGCAAACATATGGGTCAATGATAAAAACAGGATCTTTGTATCCGGCTACTTCGGCAAGGATGTTCTTGGGTTTGGAGATAACTTCGGCATCGACTGGGGAAATACAACAGGTACCATACGCTGGAACAGTTTGATCTCTCCAAAATTGTTTTCCAATACATCCATAATCTACAGTGATTACGATTCCAATATTGAACTGAACAGTGATGGCTCTGACTTTAATATAAATTCCAATATTGAGGACTGGAACCTTAAACAGGAGTTTCAATATTTCCTGAATTCAAAAAACAACCTACAGTTTGGTTTCAATAGTATTTATCACACCATTACACCGACCCGTTTTGAAGGGGATAGTTTGGTTCAGGAAGAGCAGCAAAGCCGGTCATCCTTAGAAAATTCTATTTTTATAAGTAATTCCAGCAAATTCAGCAGCCGCTTTACCATGGACTACGGCCTGAGGCTCTCCTTTTACAGTATACTCGGGGGTGATACTTATTACAGATATGACCAGGGCGTTTTAACAGACAGCGTAGTTTTAGCTTCGGACGAGATCGGAAAAACATATTATAACTTTGAACCTCGTTTGCAGTTTAGCTATCTGTTAAATAAGGTCAGCAGCATCAAAGTCGGCTATGCACGGAATACACAGCACTTACACTTATTGAGCAATAGCACCAGCACAAGCCCTACGGATCAGTGGATTGGCAACTCATACAACATAAAACCTGAAATAAGTGACCAGATCAGCATAGGTTACTTCCGTAATTTTGATGATAACAAATACCAGATGAGCATGGAAGGCTATTACAAAGACTTGCAAAACCAGGTGGATTACAGAAACGGTGCAGATATCACATCAACGACTGACGTAGAACGAGAACTGCTCTATGGTACAGGAAGGGCCTATGGAGCTGAATTTTTAATTAAAAAAACGGCAGGTACACTCACGGGATGGATTGGCTACACACTCTCACGCACCGAACGTAAAATTGATGGTATCAATGATAATAACTGGTATCCGGCCCGCCAGGACAGAACACATGATCTGTCTGTAGTTACCATGTATGAACTTTCTAAGCGTTGGACGTTATCGGCACTTTTTGTATACAATACAGGCAATGCCGTAACCTTTCCCAGCGGCAAATACAATGTAGAGGGTAATACAGTGTTCTACTATACAGAACGCAACGGGTACCGAATGCCGGCTTATCACCGTATGGATTTTGGCGCTACCTATACCAGGCCGCATAAGAACAAGAAATTTGAATCATCATGGAATTTCAGCTTATACAATGTTTATGGAAGGCAGAATGCTTACACTATAACTTTTGAAGATCACCCCGATGACCCTACACGTACAAGGGCATTGCAGACGGCCCTCTTCCGTTGGGTCCCGTCAGTCACCTATAATTTTAAATTTTAA